A window of the Helianthus annuus cultivar XRQ/B chromosome 4, HanXRQr2.0-SUNRISE, whole genome shotgun sequence genome harbors these coding sequences:
- the LOC110927575 gene encoding uncharacterized protein LOC110927575, whose translation MREVEYQEKVAEKATKEAALSSLDTLVKMDKRNQALVQAKETKNMLVTKVNAEKNVLAIKMELIHRRVTNMLDVGDRSLDALSEMDKALKQRLTSAISRKELANWKKQKNESTLANYQEHEIEKVVEEFNRLNQETLENSKVQELLKDLEHLTDTLNGEITDQRQDVNRLKV comes from the exons ATGAGAGAAGTGGAATATCAAGAGAAAGTTGCAGAGAAAGCAACAAAGGAAGCTGCTTTGAGTAGTTTAGATACTCTAGTAAAGATGGATAAACGTAATCAGGCCCTTGTACAagcaaaagaaacaaaaaacatG CTTGTTACAAAAGTGAATGCAGAAAAGAATGTTTTAGCTATCAAAATGGAGTTGATTCATCGTCGCGTGACAAATATGTTAGACGTTGGAGATAGATCTCTTGATGCTCTTAGTGAG ATGGATAAAGCCCTCAAACAGAGATTGACTTCAGCTATAAGCAGAAAGGAGCTTGCAAACTGGAAAAAGCAAAAAAATGAATCAACACTTGCAAATTACCAAGAACACGAGATAGAAAAGGTGGTAGAAGAATTTAACAGACTCAATCAAGAAACACTGGAGAATTCCAAA GTGCAGGAGCTACTTAAAGATCTCGAGCATCTGACCGATACATTAAA TGGAGAGATAACTGATCAACGTCAAGATGTTAACCGGCTAAAAGTCTAG
- the LOC110931286 gene encoding protein FAR1-RELATED SEQUENCE 5-like, with the protein MEFSSIEQAYVFYQTYAKKAGFSARKGGEHHVGGIIKSKYFVCSKEGHKPQEFDDPYSKLSKPYKRRNRPTIRTGCKAQIKLCLTDGVLYKVDKFVQSYNHSFVCPKDMHLLPAYRHLSETQEEMIWELGTLNLGPVKAFNIMRQRYRGFENVGATKDDCKNFRARIHSYIGEYDADMVINRLTDKKQFMVDYSFFHSVDENKRLTGLFWADGLCKRNYAEFGDVISFDATFKTNKYKMVFVPFTGIDNHCRNVTLGAGLLASESIESYKWLLQSFFNSFGKQPKVVVTDQDPAMKQAIEAMFDKSRHRLCMWHIMKKLADKVGHELCNNEEFKRRMCDIVWTDSIAPETFERDWKLIKIEFGLTENKWIDDMFGMRSSWIPAFDRHEPMSGLMRTTSRSESENHFFCQVANSQLTLVEFFNHFDGAMDIQRFNHRKNDHISRNTIRDNFSESTLEDDAMKIYTRSIFADQQAELQGTLSECLPMETKIEEPFLKISMKDWKAHGYGLLEVCFKKGEDVIASCTCRRFEQYGLLCKHIYFVFKMFKVKEIPNKYVMRRWTKDVVPNDLNNTFDITVDDNDAHKKAKEVAYEIMQTGEYLIGNLMKDFDHLRIVRDRMREMKEMVDELRITKPIDPKFDRYSRLIGYEKPNTDAPPTVRVPTGRDIRTCKVLKGKATAAAADKDANKEGRKRRAIQLEKDPGLVDEEDEDEEVETGDEEEYEEDSDFECEDE; encoded by the exons ATGGAATTCTCTTCCATAGAGCAAGCATATGTTTTTTATCAGACAtatgccaagaaggcagggtTCTCCGCTCGAAAAGGAGGTGAACATCATGTTGGTGGTATTATCAAGTCTAAATATTTTGTGTGTTCAAAGGAGGGGCATAAACCACAGGAATTTGATGATCCTTATTCGAAGTTGTCTAAGCCATATAAACGTAGGAACAGACCGACTATTCGAACCGGCTGTAAAGCTCAAATTAAGCTTTGTTTGACGGATGGGGTGTTGTATAAGGTTGATAAGTTTGTTCAGTCGTATAATCATTCATTCGTGTGCCCCAAAGATATGCATTTATTACCAGCTTATAGACATCTTTCAGAGACACAAGAAGAGATGATATGGGAGCTTGGTACATTGAATCTTGGGCCAGTGAAAGCATTTAATATAATGAGACAAAGATACAGAGGGTTTGAAAATGTAGGCGCAACTAAAGACGATTGCAAGAATTTTAGAGCTAGGATACATAGCTACATCGGcgagtatgatgcagatatggttATCAATAGGTTGACCGATAAAAAGCAGTTTATGGTTGATTATTCATTCTTTCATTCGGTCGATGAAAACAAACGATTAACTGGCCTGTTTTGGGCTGATGGGTTGTGCAAACGTAACTATGCTGAGTTTGGAGATGTCATATCGTTTGATGCTACATTTAAAACCAATAA GTATAAAATGGTTTTTGTACCTTTTACTGGTATTGATAATCACTGTCGGAATGTGACGCTTGGAGCCGGGTTGCTAGCATCCGAAAGCATTGAATCATACAAGTGGCTTTTACAATCATTTTTCAACTCATTTGGTAAGCAGCCGAAGGTGGTTGTCACTGATCAGGATCCCGCGATGAAACAAGCTATCGAAGCAATGTTCGATAAGAGTAGGCACAGATTAtgtatgtggcacataatgaagaAACTTGCTGATAAG GTCGGACATGAGCTGTGCAATAACGAAGAGTTTAAGAGACGTATGTGTGACATTGTATGGACAGATTCGATTGCGCCAGAAACGTTTGAGAGAGACTGGAAGCTGATAAAGATTGAATTCGGTCTAACTGAGAATAAgtggattgatgatatgtttggCATGAGATCTTCGTGGATCCCAGCGTTCGATCGTCATGAGCCTATGTCTGGGCTTATGCGGACCACTTCTAGATCAGAGAGCGAAAACCATTTTTTCTGTCAAGTGGCGAATTCTCAACTTACCCTTGTTGAGTTCTTTAACCATTTTGATGGTGCAATGGACATTCAAAGATTCAACCATCGGAAGAATGACCATATATCTAGAAATACAATCCGAGATAACTTTTCTGAATCTACTCTAGAGGATGATGCTATGAAAATTTACACCAGGTCAATTTTTGCTGATCAACAGGCAGAGTTACAAGGAACACTGTCCGAGTGCCTTCCTATGGAGACTAAAATTGAGGAACCTTTTTTGAAGATAAGTATGAAGGATTGGAAAGCTCACGGGTACGGTTTATTAGAG gTTTGTTTCAAGAAGGGGGAGGATGTAATTGCATCATGCACTTGTCGCAGGTTTGAACAATATGGATTGTTGTGCAAACATATATATTTTGTGTTCAAGATGTTCAAAGTGAAGGAAATTCCCAACAAGTATGTTATGAGAAGATGGACTAAAGACGTGGTACCGAATGATCTTaataatacatttgatattactgTTGACGATAATGATGCGCATAAAAAGGCCAAAGAGGTTGCGTATGAGATTATGCAGACCGGGGAGTATCTTATTGGTAACCTGATGAAAGATTTCGATCATCTACGTATAGTCAGGGATCGGATGAGGGAGATGAAAGAAATGGTTGATGAActtcgcataaccaagcccatcGACCCTAAGTTTGATAGATATTCAAGGTTAATTGGTTACGAGAAACCAAACACTGACGCTCCACCTACAGTCCGTGTGCCAACCG gtcgtGACATTCGAACCTGCAAGGTGTTAAAGGGTAAAgctactgctgctgctgctgataagGATGCCAATAAGGAGGGGAGGAAAAGAAGAGCAATTCAGTTAGAGAAGGATCCTGGTTTAGTTGACGAAGAGGACGAGGACGAGGAGGTTGAAACTGGTGACGAAGAGGAGTATGAGGAAGATAGTGATTTTGAATGCGAAGACGAGTAA